The following proteins are co-located in the Marinomonas profundi genome:
- a CDS encoding DUF7482 domain-containing protein — MLRQCFLGIVCVLSLASCSLHSIQDEQTRQASVSLPLLHGWHDDKEVLYITTDVSDQAVAKAKNANYAPRLRDAVPQYPKPPQVKTVLERVYAFPNKEQARSVFASVPEPLGFKSQNTHYSPLWLMYVVVWKDPSKAKELRSEEAILTAEDQGLVTIERTDIVLNCPVIPFPLVD, encoded by the coding sequence ATGTTGCGTCAATGTTTCTTAGGAATTGTCTGTGTTTTATCATTGGCTTCTTGCAGCCTTCATTCTATTCAAGATGAACAAACTCGGCAGGCTAGTGTTAGTTTGCCGTTACTACATGGCTGGCATGATGACAAAGAAGTTCTCTACATTACTACAGATGTGTCAGATCAAGCTGTAGCAAAAGCCAAAAATGCCAATTATGCTCCTCGTTTGCGTGATGCTGTGCCTCAGTATCCGAAACCGCCCCAAGTCAAAACCGTACTAGAGCGTGTGTATGCTTTCCCCAATAAAGAGCAAGCGCGCAGTGTGTTTGCGTCTGTCCCCGAGCCACTGGGGTTTAAAAGTCAAAATACCCATTATTCGCCGCTTTGGCTGATGTACGTCGTGGTGTGGAAAGACCCAAGCAAGGCAAAAGAGCTGAGGTCTGAAGAAGCGATTTTGACTGCAGAAGATCAAGGTTTGGTTACCATTGAACGAACCGATATTGTGCTCAATTGCCCTGTCATTCCGTTTCCTCTTGTTGATTAG
- a CDS encoding DUF1852 domain-containing protein, protein MNNDFTFTIKRIGFDENYHPSDNTRITTNFANLARGERRQENLRDALRMINNRFNALAHWDNTKGDRYSVELEIVSVDVDIEGKGQTFPTIEILKTNIFDHQAEQRIEGIVGNNFSSYVRDYDFSVLLPNHNKDQTEFSIPDNFGDLHGKLFKSFVKSDSFKKNFSKPPVICLSVSDNKTYQRTGNQHPVLGVEYQPNSTSLTEQYFQKMGLQVRYFMPANSAAPLAFYFVGDLLNDYSNLELIGTISTMETFQKIYRPEIYNANAVAGKRYQPNLKNLDHSITQIVYDREERNQLASEQGRFAEQHFIKPYQRVLEQWSAHCA, encoded by the coding sequence ATGAATAACGATTTTACCTTTACCATTAAGCGCATTGGCTTCGATGAAAATTATCATCCATCAGACAATACGCGCATAACTACTAACTTTGCCAATTTGGCTAGGGGAGAGAGACGACAGGAGAATTTACGCGACGCGCTAAGGATGATTAACAATCGTTTTAATGCCTTGGCGCATTGGGATAACACAAAGGGAGATCGTTATTCTGTTGAACTTGAAATCGTTTCGGTCGATGTCGATATTGAAGGAAAGGGTCAGACCTTCCCAACCATTGAAATCCTGAAGACGAATATTTTTGATCACCAAGCTGAACAGCGTATCGAGGGCATTGTCGGAAACAATTTCTCTTCTTATGTACGCGACTATGACTTCAGCGTCCTCCTACCAAACCATAACAAAGACCAAACGGAATTTAGCATTCCTGATAATTTTGGCGACCTGCATGGCAAACTCTTTAAAAGCTTCGTGAAGTCAGACAGTTTCAAAAAGAACTTTTCTAAGCCACCTGTTATTTGTCTGAGTGTGTCAGACAACAAAACGTATCAGCGAACAGGAAATCAGCATCCAGTATTGGGCGTTGAATATCAGCCAAATAGTACTTCTTTGACCGAGCAATACTTTCAAAAGATGGGCTTACAGGTTCGATACTTCATGCCAGCCAACAGCGCTGCACCGTTAGCGTTTTATTTTGTAGGAGATTTGCTGAACGATTACAGCAATCTTGAGCTGATTGGCACCATCAGCACAATGGAAACCTTCCAGAAAATCTACCGACCAGAAATTTACAATGCTAACGCGGTTGCAGGAAAGCGTTATCAACCGAACTTAAAAAACCTCGATCACTCTATCACGCAAATTGTTTATGACCGTGAAGAGCGCAATCAATTGGCGAGTGAACAAGGCAGATTTGCTGAGCAGCATTTCATAAAGCCATACCAAAGGGTACTTGAGCAGTGGTCTGCTCATTGCGCATAA
- a CDS encoding methionine synthase, which translates to MKTDSEKTVTKNTLLPTSTAGSLPKPSWLAEPETLWSPWKLQGDQLIDGKQDALRISLQEQQQAGIDIVSDGEQTRQHFVTTFIEHLSGVDFENRKTVRIRDRYDASVPTVVGPVSRIKPVFLEEAKFLRQQTKQPIKWALPGPMTMIDTLYDDHYKSREKLAWEFAKILNQEAKELEAAGVDIIQFDEPAFNVFFDDVNEWGIACLERAIEGLKCETAVHICYGYGIKANTDWKKTLGSEWRQYEEAFPKLQKSSIDIISLECHNSHVPMELLELIRGKKVMVGAIDVATDTIETPEEVANTLRKALQFVDADKLYPCTNCGMAPLPRAVARGKLNALTAGADIIRKELALSLN; encoded by the coding sequence ATGAAAACAGACAGTGAAAAAACAGTGACTAAAAACACACTCCTGCCCACGTCAACGGCAGGCAGCTTGCCTAAACCTTCTTGGCTTGCAGAGCCAGAAACCCTTTGGTCTCCTTGGAAATTGCAAGGTGATCAACTCATTGATGGCAAACAGGATGCCTTGCGTATCTCACTGCAAGAGCAACAGCAAGCGGGTATTGATATTGTTAGTGACGGTGAGCAAACGCGCCAACATTTCGTTACCACCTTTATTGAGCACCTCAGCGGCGTTGATTTTGAGAATCGTAAGACGGTGAGAATTCGTGACCGCTATGATGCGAGCGTTCCTACGGTGGTCGGCCCTGTTAGTCGTATTAAGCCTGTTTTTCTTGAAGAGGCTAAGTTTTTACGTCAGCAAACCAAGCAACCGATTAAATGGGCGTTGCCAGGCCCAATGACCATGATCGACACGCTCTATGATGACCATTACAAAAGTCGTGAAAAACTCGCCTGGGAATTCGCCAAAATTCTCAACCAAGAAGCCAAAGAGTTAGAAGCGGCGGGTGTGGATATCATCCAATTTGATGAACCGGCCTTTAACGTATTTTTTGATGATGTGAATGAGTGGGGCATTGCCTGTTTGGAAAGAGCTATTGAAGGGCTTAAATGCGAAACTGCGGTGCATATTTGCTATGGCTATGGCATCAAGGCCAATACCGATTGGAAAAAGACACTTGGATCTGAATGGCGACAATATGAAGAAGCCTTTCCTAAGCTGCAAAAATCCAGCATCGATATTATTTCGCTTGAATGCCATAACTCTCATGTACCCATGGAGCTGCTTGAGCTGATTCGCGGAAAAAAAGTCATGGTCGGCGCGATTGACGTGGCAACCGATACCATAGAGACACCAGAGGAAGTCGCCAACACCTTACGCAAAGCCCTGCAGTTTGTTGATGCTGACAAGCTCTATCCTTGCACTAACTGTGGCATGGCGCCGCTGCCTCGTGCAGTGGCAAGAGGTAAACTAAATGCCTTAACGGCAGGTGCAGACATCATTCGAAAAGAGTTGGCTTTGTCGTTGAATTAA
- a CDS encoding AraC family transcriptional regulator: MDPLSSIVTLLQPKAAFSKVVHAAGTWRIRREEIGNPFYCVVLEGSCEFTLKGDEPIYLTAGDFVLVPEAHAFTVASSHPPALDEADTVPTKTATSTYFVGEKGNELNAHLLIGHCQFEAPDSKILVSLLPKLVHIRAATRLTTLVELVIEESLAQRPGRDSVLARLLEILLIEAFRTKMDTPDVPGLLVGLADERLAIAIRKIHQDVSQSWTIDQLAKAASLSRSAFFQRFSKAVGYTPMEYVIAWRMAIAKDLLRRQTFSMATIAEKIGYQSASAFSSAFSKHTGQAPSKFLAEDSFVDG, encoded by the coding sequence ATGGATCCTCTTTCGAGTATTGTGACCCTACTGCAGCCAAAAGCCGCTTTTTCTAAGGTGGTGCATGCCGCTGGCACATGGCGAATTAGGCGCGAAGAGATCGGCAATCCTTTTTATTGTGTTGTGTTAGAAGGAAGTTGTGAGTTCACATTAAAAGGCGATGAGCCGATTTATTTAACCGCTGGCGATTTTGTGCTTGTTCCAGAAGCGCACGCTTTTACTGTCGCCAGTAGCCATCCTCCGGCGTTGGACGAAGCCGATACGGTGCCCACAAAAACCGCAACCAGCACTTATTTTGTAGGTGAAAAGGGCAATGAGTTGAATGCGCATTTACTCATTGGCCATTGTCAATTTGAGGCACCTGATTCAAAAATATTGGTATCGCTGCTTCCCAAACTGGTTCATATTCGCGCCGCAACAAGGCTAACGACTTTGGTCGAGCTGGTTATTGAGGAATCGTTGGCACAGCGCCCCGGACGTGATTCCGTACTGGCTCGATTATTAGAAATTCTACTTATTGAAGCTTTTAGAACGAAGATGGATACGCCGGATGTGCCCGGCTTATTAGTCGGTTTAGCCGATGAACGCCTTGCCATTGCGATCCGAAAAATCCATCAAGATGTCAGTCAATCATGGACGATTGATCAATTAGCAAAAGCCGCCTCCTTGTCCCGCTCCGCCTTTTTTCAACGCTTTAGTAAAGCCGTGGGCTATACGCCAATGGAGTATGTCATTGCATGGCGCATGGCAATCGCAAAAGATCTCTTAAGGCGTCAAACGTTTAGCATGGCCACCATTGCAGAAAAGATAGGTTATCAATCTGCCAGTGCATTTAGCTCTGCTTTTAGCAAACATACAGGGCAAGCTCCGTCAAAATTTTTGGCTGAAGACAGTTTTGTTGATGGATAG
- a CDS encoding alpha/beta hydrolase family protein, with amino-acid sequence MNNLVTESKNIPESNRQLTLSISPITLPIAGRETPLELRITLPLSGNNIPIILLSHGHGPSSYLPSKDGYAPLVNYYAEQGFAVIQPTHASSRVGGLGNSHADAPLFLNQRVLEMKTILDNLAQIERDTACLSGRLDKERIAIVGHSAGSMTAAMLMGMTLPHIKNVLDQRIKVGVLLAAVGKGGDDLIESARERFPEINPDYSSMTTRNLVVYGDEDLSPHFTTRDADWHADAYHISSGSDFLLTLIGGKHGLGGIAGYDAKETDDEDPDRLAITQKMTSAYLKSALYEHDYSWEEACKALATFASNHAYIASK; translated from the coding sequence ATGAATAATCTCGTTACCGAATCTAAGAACATCCCAGAGTCTAATCGACAACTTACCCTGTCTATTAGCCCAATTACCCTGCCAATTGCAGGCCGTGAAACACCACTTGAACTGCGCATTACCCTGCCATTAAGTGGTAATAACATTCCAATTATCTTGCTTTCACATGGTCATGGTCCATCGTCGTACCTGCCCTCTAAAGACGGATACGCCCCGCTGGTAAACTATTACGCTGAGCAAGGATTTGCTGTTATTCAACCTACCCATGCAAGCTCAAGAGTGGGTGGTCTAGGCAATAGTCATGCAGATGCGCCGCTTTTTCTCAACCAAAGAGTGCTTGAAATGAAAACCATTTTGGACAATTTGGCACAAATTGAGCGTGACACAGCCTGCCTTTCTGGTCGATTAGATAAAGAACGCATCGCGATAGTGGGGCACTCTGCAGGATCTATGACGGCGGCCATGTTAATGGGCATGACGTTACCGCATATCAAAAACGTATTAGATCAGCGCATCAAAGTCGGAGTCCTATTAGCGGCTGTGGGCAAAGGGGGAGATGATTTAATTGAATCAGCAAGAGAAAGGTTCCCTGAAATTAATCCAGACTATTCATCCATGACCACCAGAAATTTAGTAGTGTATGGCGATGAGGATCTTAGCCCCCACTTTACAACTCGAGATGCAGATTGGCATGCCGATGCCTACCACATCTCATCAGGTAGTGATTTTTTACTAACACTAATTGGCGGTAAACATGGGCTGGGTGGCATTGCTGGTTATGATGCAAAAGAAACCGATGACGAAGACCCGGATCGTCTTGCCATTACACAAAAAATGACCTCAGCTTATTTAAAATCGGCTTTATACGAGCATGACTATTCATGGGAAGAGGCTTGTAAAGCACTAGCTACTTTTGCCAGTAACCACGCTTACATAGCAAGTAAGTAG
- a CDS encoding peptidase M42: MPSDDFIDLLKLLIRAPSVVGAEHSFFRVLQRELEERGAHVTWYEGLLVAQGSDPFSTMFSAHIDRHGLVCTGPNEFQYAAFVSANRTDLLNNSVSEELMTKVTERFNREEVYAYEPWSGVYRGKGTIKSSYVCEFRNNLIFETEGLEGVVAGTPIAFKDQLQVVDNRLEGQLDNVISAAALVHLFDHGFKGTAFFTAQEEAGKSWRYLLEWFRRFGGSTNRLFVVDTSPFPNVEAANEQLLVLREKDANATFNQDSTQLLEALCVKNNISYLYKNRYVENENAKRAEQGLPPSSLGSTELGRIIAASNGLVDGTTIQIPTIGYHTMHESAAVESVDAFIDMLKVVSNIADI; this comes from the coding sequence ATGCCTAGTGATGACTTTATCGACCTGTTAAAACTGCTTATTCGCGCGCCCAGTGTGGTTGGTGCAGAGCATTCATTTTTTCGCGTGTTACAACGTGAATTGGAAGAACGAGGGGCACATGTTACTTGGTACGAAGGTTTGTTGGTTGCTCAAGGCAGCGATCCATTTAGCACCATGTTTTCGGCGCATATTGATCGCCATGGTTTGGTGTGCACCGGTCCAAATGAATTCCAATACGCGGCGTTTGTGTCGGCAAACCGCACCGATTTATTGAACAACTCGGTGTCTGAAGAATTGATGACCAAGGTCACAGAGCGTTTCAACCGTGAAGAAGTCTACGCATACGAGCCTTGGTCTGGCGTTTATCGCGGTAAAGGCACCATTAAAAGCTCTTACGTGTGCGAATTCCGTAACAACTTAATTTTCGAAACCGAAGGCCTAGAAGGCGTTGTTGCCGGCACGCCAATCGCCTTTAAAGATCAGCTGCAAGTTGTCGACAATCGCTTAGAAGGCCAGCTCGATAATGTGATCTCAGCAGCGGCCTTGGTGCATCTTTTTGATCATGGTTTTAAAGGCACGGCCTTTTTCACTGCCCAAGAAGAAGCCGGCAAAAGCTGGCGCTATTTACTGGAATGGTTCCGGCGCTTTGGTGGCTCCACCAACCGTTTATTTGTGGTTGATACCAGTCCATTTCCGAATGTGGAAGCGGCTAATGAGCAGCTGCTTGTACTGCGAGAAAAAGACGCCAACGCCACCTTTAACCAAGACAGTACCCAGCTACTCGAAGCACTGTGTGTGAAAAACAACATCAGTTACTTGTATAAAAACCGTTACGTAGAAAATGAAAACGCCAAACGGGCTGAACAAGGACTACCGCCAAGTTCTCTTGGTAGTACCGAGCTTGGTCGTATTATCGCCGCGTCCAATGGTTTAGTGGACGGCACCACCATTCAAATCCCCACCATTGGCTATCACACCATGCACGAATCCGCAGCGGTGGAATCGGTCGATGCCTTTATTGATATGCTAAAAGTCGTGTCGAATATTGCTGATATTTAG
- a CDS encoding FecCD family ABC transporter permease, producing the protein MKADIKKLTIMGRVPLPALLIMLSILLLLLMGVAIGVGSVSISQSTVWSVIGHKLSITHTPPNWSLGRENIIWAVRLPRTLLAAMVGAALAIVGAALQSVTRNPLADPHLLGVSSGAALGAIIALLHTGMILGVVTVPVFAFLGALLAMFLVLAVANFSSAHSAGRLILAGVAVAFVLTALGNLFIFMGDHRSSHTVIFWMLGGLGLAQWGQLWFPLVTLALGSGYLIYNARYLNAMTLGDESASTLGVPVERFRLMVIVVCALLTGAAVAFSGVIGFVGLMVPHIVRLLVGGDYRKVLPLSALFGALFLVAADIASRVLIPPEDMPIGIITGLVGGVAFVFLMRKKRNVSL; encoded by the coding sequence ATGAAAGCAGACATCAAAAAGCTAACCATCATGGGACGTGTTCCCTTACCAGCGCTATTAATTATGCTGAGCATCTTACTGCTGTTATTAATGGGCGTGGCGATTGGTGTGGGTTCTGTGTCAATCAGCCAATCCACCGTGTGGAGTGTGATAGGCCACAAATTATCAATCACCCATACGCCGCCTAACTGGTCACTTGGACGTGAGAATATTATCTGGGCCGTGCGCTTACCACGCACCCTACTGGCGGCCATGGTCGGTGCGGCCTTGGCAATAGTGGGCGCGGCGCTGCAATCGGTGACGCGCAACCCTTTGGCTGATCCACATTTATTGGGCGTGTCTTCTGGCGCCGCCCTTGGCGCCATCATCGCCTTGCTGCACACGGGCATGATTCTAGGCGTGGTGACCGTGCCGGTGTTTGCTTTTTTGGGAGCCTTGCTCGCTATGTTCTTAGTCTTAGCAGTGGCCAATTTTTCTTCAGCGCACAGCGCGGGACGTTTGATTCTAGCGGGTGTGGCGGTAGCCTTTGTGCTGACAGCGTTGGGAAACTTATTCATCTTTATGGGCGATCATCGATCGTCCCATACGGTGATTTTCTGGATGTTGGGCGGCTTAGGGTTGGCTCAATGGGGACAGCTCTGGTTTCCGCTGGTGACATTGGCGCTAGGCTCTGGCTATCTGATTTACAATGCTCGTTACCTAAACGCCATGACATTAGGCGATGAAAGCGCCAGCACCTTGGGCGTTCCCGTCGAACGCTTTCGCCTGATGGTCATCGTGGTGTGCGCGCTGCTGACTGGCGCAGCCGTGGCTTTTTCCGGCGTCATCGGCTTTGTTGGCCTCATGGTGCCGCATATTGTGCGCTTGTTAGTTGGCGGGGATTATCGCAAAGTCTTGCCCTTGTCGGCGCTATTCGGCGCGCTGTTTCTCGTCGCAGCAGACATCGCCTCTAGGGTTCTGATTCCCCCCGAAGACATGCCCATTGGCATTATTACCGGCCTTGTCGGCGGTGTTGCCTTTGTCTTTTTGATGCGGAAAAAACGCAACGTCTCGCTGTGA
- a CDS encoding ABC transporter substrate-binding protein: MTANVNIAIKHTSLLISGALLGLLHAGLANASGYPVTVQSCDRQVTFDHAPKAAVSNDVNLTEMILALGLQDHMAGFTGVSGWKTLDPSLRNGIGELKELSPKYPNKEVLLGADADFYFAGWNYGMRVGGGVTPDTLAPLGIKVYELTESCIHVMDKPKVSMHDMYNDLLNLGRIFGKAEQAQSLVDGYQQDLAKLQANLTSQTSVPKVFVYDSGEEQPFTSGRFGMPTALIEAAGGKNIVDDVQKSWTQIGWEAVIDRAPEVIIIVNYGDVTAEQKINFLRSNPAFENIPAVKNNHFVVLEYVEATPGPRNIKAIKRLAEAFRTAS, encoded by the coding sequence ATGACAGCGAACGTCAACATAGCCATCAAACACACTTCATTACTTATCAGCGGCGCATTACTTGGCCTTTTACACGCAGGTTTAGCCAACGCTTCTGGCTATCCTGTAACGGTACAAAGCTGCGACCGTCAGGTCACTTTTGATCATGCTCCCAAAGCGGCGGTCTCAAACGATGTGAACTTAACTGAGATGATATTGGCCCTTGGCCTGCAAGATCACATGGCTGGATTCACTGGCGTTTCTGGCTGGAAAACCCTTGATCCAAGCCTGCGCAATGGCATTGGCGAACTGAAAGAACTCTCACCCAAATACCCGAACAAAGAAGTATTACTGGGCGCCGATGCGGACTTTTATTTTGCTGGTTGGAACTACGGCATGCGCGTCGGTGGTGGCGTCACACCAGACACCTTGGCACCGCTTGGCATCAAGGTTTACGAGCTAACCGAAAGCTGCATCCACGTTATGGACAAACCCAAAGTCTCCATGCATGACATGTACAACGACCTATTAAATCTAGGGCGTATTTTTGGCAAAGCAGAACAAGCACAAAGCTTAGTCGATGGCTACCAACAAGACCTTGCCAAGCTCCAAGCCAATCTGACGTCACAAACAAGCGTGCCTAAAGTCTTCGTGTACGACTCTGGCGAAGAACAACCCTTCACCTCCGGTCGCTTCGGCATGCCAACCGCACTAATCGAAGCAGCAGGCGGTAAAAACATCGTCGATGATGTGCAGAAAAGCTGGACTCAAATTGGTTGGGAAGCCGTTATTGATCGAGCACCAGAGGTGATTATTATCGTCAACTATGGCGATGTGACGGCAGAACAAAAAATTAATTTCTTACGCAGTAATCCCGCTTTCGAAAATATTCCAGCGGTGAAAAACAACCATTTCGTAGTATTGGAATATGTCGAGGCGACTCCAGGGCCACGCAATATTAAGGCCATTAAACGCTTAGCCGAGGCTTTTAGAACCGCGTCATGA
- a CDS encoding ABC transporter ATP-binding protein: MIRKTALTSPNDQQRDDSPYSFFSSCTPASMQLNEVAWSPYRDKALLKPISVSVHSGEFLAIVGPNGSGKTSLLRCLYRINKPTSGTVLLDGKDLWSLSPRQCAQRIATVLQDTGGEFGLSVFEMVEIGLTPRSLAWGRSEEDTHIIESTLALLDVAHLSKRSFDSLSGGERQRVMIARALAQGPDVLILDEPTNHLDIRHQLDVLALLSKLPCTIIVSLHDLALASAYADRVLVMQNGEMQACAPPSHVFTEQRIKQVFDVETIIDEHPITQRPRFSFYIND, translated from the coding sequence TTGATTCGTAAAACCGCTTTAACCTCACCAAACGATCAACAACGAGACGATTCGCCTTACTCGTTTTTTTCCAGCTGCACACCCGCCAGTATGCAACTGAACGAGGTTGCTTGGTCGCCTTATCGAGATAAAGCCTTACTCAAACCCATCTCGGTCAGTGTCCATTCTGGTGAGTTTCTGGCGATTGTTGGGCCAAACGGTTCAGGCAAAACCAGTTTATTGCGCTGTCTTTATCGCATTAATAAACCCACCAGCGGCACTGTCTTACTGGACGGCAAAGACCTTTGGTCGTTGTCGCCACGCCAATGCGCGCAACGCATCGCAACAGTGTTACAAGATACTGGCGGTGAATTTGGCTTGAGCGTTTTTGAAATGGTAGAAATCGGCCTGACACCAAGATCCCTTGCTTGGGGACGTTCCGAAGAAGACACACACATTATAGAAAGCACCTTAGCCTTGCTGGATGTGGCCCATCTGTCCAAGCGATCTTTTGACTCTTTGTCTGGCGGCGAACGCCAACGGGTGATGATAGCCAGAGCCTTGGCACAAGGCCCCGACGTATTGATTCTGGATGAGCCTACTAATCATTTGGACATTCGCCACCAGCTTGATGTGTTGGCTTTATTATCCAAGCTGCCTTGCACCATTATTGTCTCTTTACATGATTTGGCTCTGGCTTCCGCCTACGCCGACCGGGTTTTAGTGATGCAAAACGGTGAAATGCAAGCCTGCGCGCCACCTAGCCATGTGTTTACCGAACAACGCATAAAACAAGTGTTTGATGTGGAAACCATCATTGATGAGCATCCCATCACACAAAGACCCAGATTTTCTTTCTATATCAATGATTAA
- a CDS encoding type II toxin-antitoxin system RelE/ParE family toxin, which translates to MTWKIDIYDGVEDQILQMPPKIQSRMIKLLELMEKHGANLGPPHTDSMGNGLFEIRAKAQEGIGRSLFCYLKGKHIYILHAFVKKSQKTPKNELELARQRQKEVQKR; encoded by the coding sequence ATGACTTGGAAGATAGACATTTATGATGGTGTGGAAGATCAAATTCTTCAAATGCCACCCAAAATCCAATCGAGGATGATTAAACTATTAGAGCTGATGGAGAAGCATGGCGCTAATTTAGGGCCGCCTCATACAGATTCTATGGGTAACGGATTATTCGAGATTAGGGCGAAAGCTCAAGAAGGCATTGGCCGTAGTTTGTTTTGTTACTTAAAAGGGAAGCATATTTATATCTTGCATGCCTTTGTTAAAAAGTCACAAAAAACGCCTAAAAATGAGCTGGAGCTTGCACGTCAACGCCAGAAAGAGGTTCAAAAAAGATGA
- a CDS encoding helix-turn-helix domain-containing protein, translating to MSLQKLKQRALENSDVKAEYDKLEAEFNFIDQLLSMRTKAGLTQEQVAEKMNTQKSNISRLERGNANPSWATLLKYAHACGFELSLKAQKVP from the coding sequence ATGAGTTTACAAAAACTGAAGCAGCGCGCTCTTGAGAATTCTGACGTCAAAGCAGAATACGATAAGCTGGAAGCCGAGTTTAATTTCATTGATCAATTGCTCTCTATGCGAACGAAAGCTGGGTTAACGCAAGAGCAAGTGGCAGAAAAGATGAATACTCAAAAAAGCAACATTAGTCGCTTAGAGCGAGGCAATGCTAATCCAAGCTGGGCGACGCTGCTTAAATATGCTCATGCGTGTGGTTTTGAGTTGTCACTGAAAGCGCAAAAGGTGCCTTAG
- a CDS encoding glutathione S-transferase family protein has product MILHDFLPSGNGYKIRLLCACLGLKVTLKQYDITKGETHTESFLAMNPNGKIPVLELDDGQCLSESNAVLLYLAEQYPSSLLPSDPILRAKVYKWLFWEQYSHEPNIASPRFWLTHNAMTELKKQMLPDRIQQGHAALIQMEETLATHVFLVGNTMTLADICLFPYTHVAEEGGAYQLSAYPNIQRWIKAIEAMDWFIPIIQR; this is encoded by the coding sequence ATGATTCTGCACGATTTTTTGCCCTCGGGAAACGGTTATAAAATTCGTTTGTTATGCGCTTGCCTAGGTCTAAAAGTGACGCTAAAACAATACGATATTACCAAAGGAGAAACACACACAGAATCCTTCTTGGCGATGAATCCGAACGGCAAGATTCCTGTGTTGGAATTGGATGATGGACAATGCTTGAGCGAAAGTAACGCCGTCCTTTTATACTTGGCCGAGCAGTATCCGTCTTCTTTATTGCCAAGCGATCCGATTCTCAGAGCCAAGGTCTATAAATGGTTATTTTGGGAGCAATACAGCCACGAGCCTAACATTGCCTCGCCACGTTTTTGGCTGACTCACAACGCCATGACAGAGCTAAAAAAACAAATGCTGCCGGATCGTATTCAGCAAGGTCACGCAGCGTTAATACAAATGGAAGAGACCTTAGCAACACACGTGTTTTTAGTGGGAAATACCATGACGCTGGCGGATATTTGCTTGTTTCCTTACACCCACGTAGCAGAGGAAGGCGGCGCTTATCAGCTGTCTGCGTACCCCAATATCCAACGTTGGATTAAAGCGATTGAAGCAATGGATTGGTTTATTCCCATTATCCAAAGGTGA
- a CDS encoding Dps family protein, translated as MTDIDIGISKKNRSEISEGLKHLLADTYTLYLQTHNFHWNVTGPQFRELHLMFEEQYQELALAVDDIAERIRTLDVAAPGTYKAFAELSSVKEVDGVPSSTDMVKYLTKGHEQVVKTARKVLKVAQEADDESSASLVSDRMRVHEKTAWMLRATQA; from the coding sequence ATGACAGACATTGATATTGGTATCAGTAAAAAAAATCGATCTGAAATTTCAGAAGGGTTAAAACATCTTTTAGCTGACACCTATACCCTGTATTTACAGACACACAATTTTCATTGGAATGTTACTGGCCCTCAATTTCGTGAATTGCATTTAATGTTTGAGGAGCAGTATCAAGAATTAGCGCTTGCTGTAGACGATATTGCAGAACGTATTCGTACTTTGGACGTTGCCGCGCCAGGTACTTACAAAGCCTTCGCAGAACTGAGTTCGGTGAAAGAAGTAGATGGTGTGCCAAGCTCGACGGACATGGTTAAGTACTTAACCAAAGGCCATGAGCAGGTTGTCAAAACCGCACGTAAAGTATTGAAAGTAGCGCAAGAAGCCGATGATGAATCTTCTGCGTCTCTGGTATCTGATCGTATGCGAGTGCATGAGAAAACCGCGTGGATGCTAAGAGCCACCCAAGCTTAG